From Dasypus novemcinctus isolate mDasNov1 chromosome 8, mDasNov1.1.hap2, whole genome shotgun sequence, the proteins below share one genomic window:
- the INIP gene encoding SOSS complex subunit C — MATNSSGQGFQNKNRVAILAELDKEKRKLLMQNQSSTNHPGASIALSRPALNKDFRDHAEQQHIAAQQKAALQHAHAHSSGYFITQDSAFGNLILPVLPRLDPE; from the exons gttttcaaaataaaaatagagtagCCATCTTGGCAGAACTggacaaagagaaaaggaaattacttATGCAGAACCAGTCTTCAACAAACCATCCTGGAGCTAG CATTGCGCTCTCCAGGCCAGCTCTTAATAAGGACTTCCGTGATCATGCTGAGCAGCAGCACATTGCAGCCCAACAGAAGGCAGCTCTGCAG CATGCTCATGCACATTCATCAGGATATTTCATAACCCAAGACTCTGCATTTGGGAATCTTATTCTTCCAGTTTTACCTCGCCTTGACccagaatga